One genomic window of Deinococcus peraridilitoris DSM 19664 includes the following:
- a CDS encoding heavy metal translocating P-type ATPase: protein MTKQGNVSVQAELPLEGMTCASCVRRVERALEKHDGVVSVQVNLPQEKAYVQYDPARTNVEQLRQAVQGSGYDVRLSTMDLTVEGTQPFTDAAALHRTLLDAPGVTHVQADPPQRTVRVTYVSGVTSFADVQAHAEAAGYHLAREGAQEDVDPQVEARAREYRLLMAKFWFAAVVAVPVFVTMFMELSPAFGEALMAYHRVIGISASVLTFAVLAWSGGQFFSGAWNNLRNHNANMDTLVALGTGSAWAYSTVAVLAPGLFPAGTAGMFFDVAVVIIALIVLGQALELRAKTRSGAAIRKLLELQAKSARVVRGGQEVEVPVEQVAVGETVIVRPGEKVPVDGVILDGQSALDESVVTGESVPVDKKNGDSVIGASLNTTGAFTFRATKVGKDTALAQIVRLVQQAQGSKAPIARLADVISSYFVPAVMIIAIVTFLVWFNFGPAPALNFAVVTAVTVLVIACPCALGLATPMGLMVGIGKAAENGVLIRNGEALETATRLDVIVLDKTGTITKGKPELTDVQPHGSYGADELLMLAAVADKRSEHPLAEAIVRGARNRNIDLGEPEAFGAVPGHGVDATVAGRRVLVGNVKLMQREGIDAGVFEQDVARFADEGKTPMFVAVDGAPAGVIAVADTIKEDSVEAIKALRALGLRVVMMTGDNERTAHAIARQTGISDVLAEVLPEDKARNVAALQKENAAGKERGGRGARLIGMVGDGINDAPALAQADVGFAVGTGTDVAIEAADVTLVGGSLRGVVTAVEVSRATLKNIKQNLFGAFIYNLLGIPIAAGLLFPFVGILLSPILAGAAMALSSVTVVTNANRLRFFKPRLAEVKA, encoded by the coding sequence ATGACGAAGCAGGGAAACGTGTCCGTACAGGCGGAGTTGCCGCTGGAAGGAATGACCTGCGCGAGCTGCGTCCGCCGGGTGGAACGCGCTCTGGAGAAACACGACGGCGTCGTCAGCGTGCAGGTGAACCTTCCGCAGGAGAAGGCGTACGTGCAGTACGACCCCGCGCGCACGAACGTGGAGCAACTCCGTCAGGCCGTGCAGGGCAGCGGGTACGACGTGCGCCTCAGCACCATGGACCTCACCGTGGAAGGCACCCAGCCGTTCACGGACGCAGCCGCCCTGCACCGGACGCTGCTGGACGCACCCGGGGTGACGCACGTGCAGGCGGACCCGCCACAACGAACGGTTCGCGTGACGTACGTATCGGGCGTGACAAGCTTCGCGGACGTGCAGGCGCACGCTGAAGCGGCCGGGTATCACCTGGCGCGTGAGGGCGCGCAGGAGGATGTGGATCCGCAGGTGGAAGCGCGCGCGCGCGAGTACCGCCTCCTGATGGCGAAATTCTGGTTCGCGGCGGTCGTCGCCGTTCCAGTGTTCGTGACGATGTTCATGGAGCTCAGCCCGGCCTTTGGGGAGGCGCTGATGGCGTACCACCGCGTGATCGGCATCAGCGCGTCGGTGCTGACGTTCGCGGTGCTCGCCTGGTCCGGCGGGCAGTTCTTCAGCGGCGCCTGGAATAACCTGCGCAACCACAACGCGAACATGGACACGCTCGTGGCGCTCGGCACGGGTTCCGCGTGGGCGTACTCCACCGTCGCGGTGCTCGCCCCCGGTTTGTTCCCCGCGGGCACCGCCGGGATGTTCTTTGACGTGGCGGTGGTGATCATCGCACTGATCGTCCTGGGGCAGGCGCTGGAACTGCGCGCGAAAACCCGTTCGGGCGCGGCGATCAGGAAACTGCTGGAGTTGCAGGCGAAATCCGCGCGCGTCGTGCGCGGCGGGCAGGAAGTGGAAGTGCCCGTCGAGCAGGTTGCGGTAGGGGAGACCGTCATCGTCCGTCCCGGCGAGAAAGTCCCGGTGGACGGCGTGATCCTCGACGGGCAGAGTGCGCTCGACGAGAGCGTCGTGACGGGCGAAAGCGTACCCGTGGACAAGAAGAACGGGGACAGCGTCATCGGGGCGAGCCTGAACACCACCGGCGCGTTCACTTTTCGCGCGACCAAGGTGGGCAAGGACACGGCGCTCGCGCAGATCGTACGGCTGGTGCAGCAGGCGCAAGGGTCAAAAGCGCCCATCGCGCGGCTCGCGGACGTGATCAGCAGTTACTTCGTGCCGGCCGTGATGATCATCGCGATTGTCACGTTCCTGGTGTGGTTCAACTTCGGCCCGGCGCCCGCGCTGAACTTCGCGGTCGTGACCGCCGTGACGGTCCTCGTCATCGCCTGCCCGTGCGCACTGGGCCTCGCCACCCCGATGGGCTTGATGGTCGGTATTGGCAAAGCCGCGGAGAACGGCGTGTTGATCCGCAACGGTGAAGCACTGGAGACCGCTACGCGGCTGGACGTGATCGTGCTTGACAAGACCGGCACGATCACCAAGGGCAAGCCGGAACTCACGGACGTCCAGCCGCACGGAAGCTACGGAGCGGACGAGTTGCTGATGCTGGCGGCCGTGGCGGATAAGCGCAGCGAACACCCCCTGGCGGAAGCCATCGTGCGTGGCGCGCGCAATCGGAATATCGACCTGGGTGAACCGGAGGCGTTCGGTGCCGTGCCCGGTCACGGGGTGGACGCGACGGTGGCCGGGCGGCGTGTGCTGGTCGGGAACGTGAAGCTGATGCAGCGCGAAGGCATCGACGCGGGCGTGTTCGAGCAGGACGTCGCGCGCTTCGCGGACGAAGGGAAAACGCCGATGTTCGTCGCAGTGGACGGCGCTCCCGCCGGGGTGATCGCCGTCGCGGACACCATCAAGGAGGACTCGGTAGAGGCGATCAAGGCCCTGCGCGCGCTCGGGTTGCGGGTGGTGATGATGACCGGTGACAACGAACGGACCGCGCACGCGATCGCCAGGCAGACGGGCATCAGCGATGTCCTCGCGGAAGTCCTGCCGGAAGACAAAGCCCGCAACGTCGCGGCGTTACAGAAAGAGAACGCTGCTGGCAAGGAACGCGGCGGGCGGGGCGCGCGTCTGATCGGCATGGTCGGGGACGGCATCAACGACGCTCCCGCCCTCGCGCAGGCGGACGTGGGCTTCGCGGTCGGCACGGGCACCGACGTGGCCATCGAAGCGGCGGACGTCACCCTGGTCGGTGGGAGCCTGCGCGGCGTCGTCACCGCGGTGGAGGTGTCACGCGCGACACTGAAGAACATCAAGCAGAACTTGTTCGGCGCGTTCATCTACAACCTGCTGGGCATTCCCATCGCGGCGGGTCTGCTCTTCCCGTTTGTGGGCATTCTGCTCTCCCCGATCCTGGCGGGCGCGGCGATGGCCCTGTCGAGCGTGACGGTCGTCACGAACGCCAACCGCCTGCGTTTCTTCAAGCCCCGCCTCGCGGAGGTGAAAGCATGA
- a CDS encoding MerR family DNA-binding protein, which translates to MTDTASLPIGQLAAQTNETIKTLRYWTNLGLLTCERQPSGYRHYPPVAIEQARFIRCAQAAGFTLEEVRTVLAIRADGRKPCGHVKVELEAHLVNVRAHIAQLQALEAALQAKVQWADEHPDPECHAAGCVYLEVPA; encoded by the coding sequence ATGACCGACACCGCGAGCCTCCCGATCGGCCAGCTCGCCGCTCAGACCAATGAGACCATCAAGACCCTGCGGTACTGGACGAACTTGGGCCTGCTCACCTGTGAGCGCCAGCCCAGCGGGTACCGGCACTACCCCCCGGTGGCCATCGAGCAGGCCCGCTTCATCCGCTGTGCCCAAGCGGCAGGATTTACCCTGGAGGAGGTGCGCACCGTGCTGGCGATCCGCGCTGACGGTCGCAAACCGTGCGGTCACGTGAAGGTGGAACTCGAAGCGCACCTTGTGAACGTCCGTGCACACATTGCGCAACTTCAGGCGCTCGAAGCTGCACTGCAAGCAAAAGTGCAATGGGCGGACGAGCATCCTGACCCCGAGTGCCATGCTGCGGGTTGCGTCTACCTTGAGGTTCCCGCCTGA